The window AGCGGGGCAAACGGCGGAGGTTGCGTCCTCCGCCGTTGTCCGCGAGTGCTCCGTCACGAGCGTTGTCAACGCGACTGTCCTTCACATCGTTTTGCATAGGCGAATAAGGTGCTCGAGTCGATCGAGCGCCTTACCCTGCCATGGCACCTCGCTGCGATGCTACACGTCGAACAAGATGCATGACTGCGCGGTAGTCTAGAATCGGCGGCGATCAGTCATTCCGGGGCTCCTATGCTTACCATTCGTGCCATCACTCGAGAATCGGCAAGCGATTCAGTCGATGTTTTGCGCATCTTTATGGAGGCGCCTTCGTACACTCGTCTAGTCGAAGGTCGCCCACCCTCGGGAGCCGATGTCGATGACTTTTTCAGCGGTATGCCTGCTGGAAAGGAGGCGACAGACAAATTCTCGATTGGATTCTATGTCGACACAGACATGGTGGGCTGCGCTGACGTGATTCGATCGTATCCCGCGAACGATTGTGCATTCATTGGACTACTGCTCTTCTCGGAAGCGCATCAGAGTCGAGGTTACGGAAAGATCGCGTTGAGCCTGATCGAGGAAATGGCGCGAGGCTGGAACTGCTCGAAGACGCAGCTAGCCGCAATTTCGACGAATCCGCGAGCTTTGGCGTTCTGGCAACGAGAGGGTTTTGAAATCCTGCGTCGAACAAGCAATCCGAGATTCACGGGTGATGTCATCGTGATGGAGCGAGCTATAGCGTAGGCGCCGCCTTGGGGTGTGGACTTGGGATGTGCGGATTAAGCTCCTAGTCCCCAGTGTGCTCAAGCGTCTTTGCTATTTTTTCCACTCTAAGTCCAGACTCAGAGCATCGCTCATTCCAGCGGATGCAAATCCTGAAGCAGCGTCGGCACCAGCTCCGTCACGGTCGGATGGATGTGCATCGCGCGGCTGATCGTGGTGTACGGCGCGTTCGCGTACATCACGTCGAGCAGCGAATGCACGACTTCGTCGCCGGTCACGCCGAGGATCGAAGCGCCGAGAATCCGCTTGGTGTCCGCGTCGACGATCACCTTCATGAACCCGAGGCTCTCGCCTTTTTCCACGGCGCGGCCGACGCGCGTCATCGGCCGCGTGCCCACCAGCAGCTTGCGGCCCGATTGCTTCGCCTCGTTCAGCGTCATGCCGACGCGGCCGAGCGGCGGGTCGACGAACAACGCGTAGGCCGGGATGCGGTCCGACACCTTGCGCGGGTCGTTGTCGAGGAGGTTGGCCGCAATGATCTCGTAGTCGTTGTAGGCCGTATGCGTGAACGCGCCGCGGCCATTGCAGTCGCCCATTGCCCAGACGCCGGGGACATTCGTGCGCAGGTGCTCGTCCACTTTGATGTAGCCGTGCGCGTCGGTTTCGACGCCGGCCTTCTCGAGCCCGAGATCGTCGGTGTTCGGCACCCGCCCGACGGCGAGCAGCAGATGCGTGCCGGCCGCTTCGCGCGCGCCGTTGGAGCAGTCGAGGCCGACGACGACATTGCTTCCATCGCGCCGGGCGCTCAGGCAGTTGGAATCGAGCTGCACGTCGATGCCCTCGGCTTCGAGGATGTCGCGCACCGCCTGCGACACGTCCTCGTCCTCGCGGTGAATCAGGCGCGGGCCTCGCTCGACAATGGTCACCTTCGACCCGAAGCGCCGATACATCTGGCCGAACTCGAGCCCGATGTAGCTGCCGCCGACGACGATCAAATGCTCCGGCAGGAAGTCGACGTCCATCATGGTCGAGTTGGTGAAATACGGCACGTGGTCGAGGCCGGGCATGGGCGGCACCAGCGCCCGTCCGCCGACGTTGATGAAGATCCGCTCCGCTTCGAGCAATGCATCGCCGACGCGTACCGTATGCGCGCTCTCGAAGCGCGCATGGCCTTGGTAGACCGTGCAGTTCGCCTGGCCGCGAACCCACTTTTCGACGTTGCCGCTGGAGCGCTGCGAAATCTGGTCTTTGCGCGCTTTGACCTTCTTCATATCGACCGTGACCGGCCCGCCCGTCATGACGCCGTACTCTTCACCCCGCCGCGCCAGATGGGCCGCATAAGCGCTGGCCACGAGCGTCTTCGTGGGGATGCAGCCGGTATTGACGCACGTGCCGCCGAAGCGCCCGCGCTCGACGACGGCGATTTTCATGCCGGCGCCCGACAGCCGCGCGGCGAGCGCGGGGCCGGCTTGTCCGGTGCCGATGATGACTGCTTCGAAGCGTTGAGTCATGATGCCCTCCTACGCGGCTGGCGGAGAAGAACGGCGAGCCGTTAGCCGCTAGCGTTCCGCGAGCTGCTCCAGCAGGCTCGCCGACGGGACAAAGAACAAGCCGCCCGTGACCGCGCGGCTGTAATCGAGCAGCCGGTCGTAATTGCCCGGCGGCCGGCCGACGAACATGTTTTCCAGCATCTGCTCGATCGGCGCGGGCGAACGCGCGTACCCGATGAAGTAGGTGCCGAACTCGCCCATGCCGGGGCGGCCGAACGGCATGTTGTCGCGCAGGATTTTGATTTCGCGGCCGTTCTCTTCGAGCGTCGTCAACGCGCTGTGCGACGACGTCGGCTTGACCGCCTCGTCGAGCTCGATGTCCGACAGCTTCGTGCGGCCGATGATGCGTTCCTGCTCTTCGACCGAAAGCGCGTTCCAGCCGCTCATGTCGTGCAGGTACTTCTGCACGAGCACGTAGCTGCCGCCAACGAAGGCCGGGTCCTCGTCGCCGATCACGGTGAAATCGACGGCCTCGCGGCCGGTCGGGTTCTCGGTGCCGTCGACGAATCCCACCATGCTGCGCAAGTCGAAGTAGCGAAAGCCCTGCACTTCGTCGACCACGGTGACGGCGTCGCCGAGCCGGCCCACGAGTTGCGTGGCGAGTTCGAAGCAGAGGTCCATCTGATCCGCGCGGATGTGCAGCAGCAGATCGCCCGGCGTCGCGACGGCGCGGCGCTCGCCTTCGCCGAATTCGCGGAACGCGTGCAATTGCGCGGGGCGCGGCGCGCCGAACAGCGTGTCCCACGCGCTGGCGCTGAAGCCGCACACGCACGACAGGTTGCCCGAAGGCACGCGCTTGCCGACCGAGCGGACGAGGGCGGCGACGTCTTCGCACCACGCGCGCACTTTGGCCGCGTGCGCTTCGCCGGCCGCGAGGGTTGCGACGATGTAGATGACGCTGCGGGTGATGGGACTACAGATGGCTTGCGGTTCTGGAACGTCTTTCGTGTCTTGAGGCATCGGATCGCATCCTGTTGAAAACGTTACCGAGTCGAACACATACGACAAAAGCGCAGACAGAAAAGCAGAAGGTGCAGGCGTGAGAGTACGCCGATTGATGCGTTTGTGCTGTGCTAGAGCCTGCTACTAGCGTGAACAGGCCCTAAGCTCGATCAGTAAAGAAGCGCTCGTCCGTCGGCCTCTCCGCGCAGCAGGTCGTCGAAGCTCCGCGTGTCTGCGCATGCTTCGATGTCGAGAACCGCATCGGCGAGCGCGCCGACCGCCGGTTCGGTCAACGCCATCCCGGCGAGCGTGCGGAATTTCGTCAACAAGGCGTCGTCCGATACGGGGTTGGCGGGGCTGCCAAGCGGGACAACGACCCGGCGCGTCGCAGGCGGCGCGTCGCCTGCGGCGAGCGTCACTTCGGGCTCGTCGAGATCGGCCATCGCGGGATCGACCACCAGCGTGATGCGCGCGAGCATCGCGGCGATACGCGCGTCGGCGCGCCGCTCGGCGAGATAAGCGTCGATTCCTGTGTCGCCGAACACCAGCGCGGCGGCGAGCGCATAGGGCAGGCTCATTTGCGCGGCAGCGAGCGTGCCGAGGTCGCGTGCGCCGCACATGCGGTTCACGAATCCGCTCAGGCGCACGTGGACGGCGCGAACGTCCGCGGCATCGTAGGTTCGGCCTCCGGTCAGCATCAGCATCGAGTCGACCGCGGCATGGGCGCTGCGGCACGAGGCATGCGGCTTGATCGAGCAGCGCATGATCTTCCAGTTTTCACCCAAGCCGTCGAGCAGCAGTTCGGGCGCTTGGGCCTGCGGCGCGAACGTGTTGAAGAATCCACCCCACACGTCGGCAAAAACGTGCGCCGGTCCGCTGACGTTCTTTTGCGCGAAGCGCGCCGCGAGCAGGCCGCCTTCCGCCGCGCGTCCCGCATGCAGGCGCTTGGTTTGTGAGGCGTCGTGGATGAAGCCCCATAAGCCGCCGGCAAAGCTCGCCGCATGACCCAAGGCGTGGCGGGTCTGCGTGGCGTCGAGCCCGAGTACGCGCGCGCTGGCCGCCGCCGCGCCGAATACGCCGCAGGTCGGGGTCGAATGCCAGCCTGCGCCGTTGTGAGCGGAATAGCCGCCCGCCGCTTCGAGCACGCGGCGCCCGACGTCGTAGCCGAGCACGATCGCCATCAGCAGCTCTCGTCCCGATACCGGCCGCTCCATGCACGATAACGCCGCCAGCGCCGCCGGCAACACGACCGCGCCGGAATGGTCGCAGCCGCCGGCATCGTCGAGTTCCAGCGCGTGCGCGGCCACGCCGTTGACGAACGCGGCATCGCGGGCGGTCAGCGTGTGATGCGTTCCCCAGGCTGGCGAGGCTCCGCTGCCCGGGCCCGCGACGATGTCGAGTGCACAGCGCGTTTCGAGCGCGCGTGCTCCGGCGAGCGCTGCGCCGAACGTATCGAGCACGTGACGAATCGTCTTGTGCGCAACCTCGGCCGGCAACGCGCCGGCGGGTGTGTCCGCCACGAAGGCCGCGATCTGTCCCGCGAGCGACGGTGGATTGCGCGTCACGATGCGTGTTTCCTGTGATGAGCGTAGATCTCGACGGGATGGCGCGGCTCGTTGCCGGGCACGGTATCGCGCCACCAGTGCGCCACCTCGGCGCCGGTTGCGAACCAGACGTCGCCGTGCGAGCGCATGTGGGCGAGTAGGTCGCGCAAGAGGTCGATGCGACCCGCGGTGCCGATGATTTCCGGATGCAACCGCATCACGAAGCACAAGCCAAAGCGGCGGAACGCGTCGAAATCGTGTTTCCAATTGACCAGCACGTCGCGATACGAGGCGATTCTCGGTTGCCCGATAGGCACCGGCGGCGCGAGGTTGTAGACGAAGTACGGTTCGTCCTCGAGCTCGTAGTGCAGCGGCAGTTCGACGAGCTTCGCACTGCGCGGAGCGGGCTCCGTATCGATCACATCGTCGACGTGGTAGTAGGGGAGGTCGTCGCCACGCCAAGAGGACGACCATGCGATGCCCCGCTCGCGCAGGAAATCGGCGAAGCCGGGCGCCCAGTTGCCGCCTAGCGAACGGAAGCCCGCGGCTGCGCGCCCGAGCGTCTCGCGAAGCAGGGCCTGGCCTGCGTCGAAGGCGGCTTGTTGATCGGAGAGCGAGAGCGCGTCGAAGTCTTCGCAGCGCTCACCGCTGACCCCAATTTCGTGGTGCTTCGCCGCGATGCGGCGCACCGTTTCCGCGTGCGTCTTCGCGACCTGTCCCGGCACGAACCAGCTGGCTCGCACGTCGAATTCGTCGAGCGCGTCGAGCACTCGGTCGACGCCGCGCTTCGCGCCATAGCGCCAGACCGACAGCGATTTTTCGCGTCCCGCGATGCGCGGCTCCTGAGCCAGGATGTCGAGATCGTCGTTGAAGTCGACGGTGACGACGGCCGCGCAGCGCGCGCCGTGCGGCCAGCGTGGAAAGGGCGTCATGGGGTGTCCGGGTTGTCCTGCTGCTCGGAGGGTGCGTGTTGCGCGAGCCACCAATCCGCCACGTCGCGGCAGCGCGCGAACCATACGCCGCCCTGCGCCGCCATGTGATCGATGAGCCGCTCGATGATCCCGATGCGCCCAGGCTTGCCGCATACCTTCGGATGCCACAGCGTCGTCAGGCACAGCCCCTCGCGATGCGCGCCGTCGAACTCGCGCATCCAGTTGTCGAGCGTGGCTTCGTAGCTCGCGATGCGATCGAGGCCCGCAGGGAAATCGGGCTTGCGCTGATAGGCGAGCGACGCATAGTCGTCCATCTCCCAGCGGCCCGGAATCTCGACGAGTGGCGCGCTCCCCGGTTCGACCGGCAGCCAATACGGACGATCGTCGCCGCGCATCGAACTCGAATAGCGCACGCCGGCTTCCTGGAGAATGCGAATCGTGTCGAGCCCCCAGTCGCCCGACGGCGTGCGAAAGCCGACCGCGCGAATGCCGAGGTAGCGCGCGAACACGTCGGCCGAGCGCGCCATCACTTCGCGTTGCCGGTCGCCATCGAGGGTCCAGAAGGCTTCATGCTGGTAGCCGTGATAGCCGATTTCATGACCGCGCTCGACGATCGCGGCGCAGCGCTCGGGCCAGTTCTCCACCACCCAGGCGGGCACGAAGAAGGTGGCCGGCACCGCCCGCTCGTCGAGCACGTCGAGCAACCGGCCCAGCGCGCGCCACGGCCCGTAGCTGCCGAGCGTGAAGTACGACGGGTTGCGCCAGATCGAACCGTTCAACATCGCGTCGCCGGTTGGACCGTCGAGATCGAATGCGAGCGCGACGCACGAGCGGTTCGCGTCTGGCCAGCGCGGCATGGGCTCAGTCATGCCGTGTCAGACCGGCGCGTTGATCGCGGCTTTTTGCACGGCATGTTCTTGCAGACCCCACTTGGCGAGGATCTTCTGATACGTGCCGTCGGCGATGAGCTGGTTGAGCGCGGTCGCGATGGCGGAGGCGAGCGCGGAATTGTCCTTTGCGACCGCGATGCCCGTGTACTGCGCGAGGAACGGCTTGCCGATTGGCGCGTAGGCGTTCTGCTCGAGGCTGTTCTGGTAGGGCAGCGTTTCGCCGCCTTGCACGCCTGCGTCGATGCGCCCTTGGCGCAGCTGCAGCCGGGCATCCGCCGACCCGTCGGTGCCGACGACGTTGATCGCCGGCTTGCCGGCCTTCACGCAGTGCTCGGCGCTCCAGGTCGCGATGTCGTTCGGGAACGACGTGCGGCGGCTCGTACCGACGCGCTTGCCGCACAGCGATTCCATTTGCGGGAACGACGCGGCTTGGGCCTTGAGCGTATAGAACTGCGGGCCGGTGGTGATGTAATCGACGAAGGACACGCTATCGCGGCGCGACGGGATATCGGTCATGCCCGAGAGGATGATGTCGACGCGCTTGGTGGCGACGGCGCTCAGCATCTGATCGAAGCTCGTCTCCTCCCACTGGATCTTCACGCCCATCTTCGCTGCTATTGCTTCGCCGAGGTCCACGTCGAAGCCGGTGAGCTTGTCGGTGGCGGGGTCCTTGAATTCGAACGGCGGATAGTTCGGCACGATGGCCGCGACGAGCGGGTTCTTGGCCGCAGCCGACTGCGCGGCGGCCAGCGATCCATGAAACGCGACGGCGCAGAACGCCGCGGCAACGAAGGCACGGTGAAGGAATGACTGGGTCATGACAATACGCCTCGCTACGGGTAAGGACGTTGGAAAGAGTCGAGTGAAAAAAACGGGTGAAGCCCAGCGGCGCCGCCGGTTTAGGCGATGGTTAAGCAATGACGGCGGAAATGAAATCCTGAGTGCGTTTGTTCTGCGGCTGCGACAGCACCTGCTCGGGCGGACCGCTTTCGACGATCTGGCCGCCGTCCATGAACACGACGCGGTCGGCCACCTCGCGCGCAAAACCCAATTCGTGCGTCACGACGATCATCGTCATTCCGCTTTTGGCGAGGTCGCGCATGACGGCGAGCACTTCGCCGACGAGCTCCGGGTCGAGCGCCGAAGTCGGCTCGTCGAACAGGATCAGCTGCGGGTGCATCGCGAGCGCGCGAGCAA is drawn from Trinickia violacea and contains these coding sequences:
- a CDS encoding polysaccharide deacetylase family protein → MTEPMPRWPDANRSCVALAFDLDGPTGDAMLNGSIWRNPSYFTLGSYGPWRALGRLLDVLDERAVPATFFVPAWVVENWPERCAAIVERGHEIGYHGYQHEAFWTLDGDRQREVMARSADVFARYLGIRAVGFRTPSGDWGLDTIRILQEAGVRYSSSMRGDDRPYWLPVEPGSAPLVEIPGRWEMDDYASLAYQRKPDFPAGLDRIASYEATLDNWMREFDGAHREGLCLTTLWHPKVCGKPGRIGIIERLIDHMAAQGGVWFARCRDVADWWLAQHAPSEQQDNPDTP
- a CDS encoding FAD-containing oxidoreductase; the protein is MTQRFEAVIIGTGQAGPALAARLSGAGMKIAVVERGRFGGTCVNTGCIPTKTLVASAYAAHLARRGEEYGVMTGGPVTVDMKKVKARKDQISQRSSGNVEKWVRGQANCTVYQGHARFESAHTVRVGDALLEAERIFINVGGRALVPPMPGLDHVPYFTNSTMMDVDFLPEHLIVVGGSYIGLEFGQMYRRFGSKVTIVERGPRLIHREDEDVSQAVRDILEAEGIDVQLDSNCLSARRDGSNVVVGLDCSNGAREAAGTHLLLAVGRVPNTDDLGLEKAGVETDAHGYIKVDEHLRTNVPGVWAMGDCNGRGAFTHTAYNDYEIIAANLLDNDPRKVSDRIPAYALFVDPPLGRVGMTLNEAKQSGRKLLVGTRPMTRVGRAVEKGESLGFMKVIVDADTKRILGASILGVTGDEVVHSLLDVMYANAPYTTISRAMHIHPTVTELVPTLLQDLHPLE
- a CDS encoding Dyp-type peroxidase; the encoded protein is MPQDTKDVPEPQAICSPITRSVIYIVATLAAGEAHAAKVRAWCEDVAALVRSVGKRVPSGNLSCVCGFSASAWDTLFGAPRPAQLHAFREFGEGERRAVATPGDLLLHIRADQMDLCFELATQLVGRLGDAVTVVDEVQGFRYFDLRSMVGFVDGTENPTGREAVDFTVIGDEDPAFVGGSYVLVQKYLHDMSGWNALSVEEQERIIGRTKLSDIELDEAVKPTSSHSALTTLEENGREIKILRDNMPFGRPGMGEFGTYFIGYARSPAPIEQMLENMFVGRPPGNYDRLLDYSRAVTGGLFFVPSASLLEQLAER
- a CDS encoding polysaccharide deacetylase family protein; this translates as MTPFPRWPHGARCAAVVTVDFNDDLDILAQEPRIAGREKSLSVWRYGAKRGVDRVLDALDEFDVRASWFVPGQVAKTHAETVRRIAAKHHEIGVSGERCEDFDALSLSDQQAAFDAGQALLRETLGRAAAGFRSLGGNWAPGFADFLRERGIAWSSSWRGDDLPYYHVDDVIDTEPAPRSAKLVELPLHYELEDEPYFVYNLAPPVPIGQPRIASYRDVLVNWKHDFDAFRRFGLCFVMRLHPEIIGTAGRIDLLRDLLAHMRSHGDVWFATGAEVAHWWRDTVPGNEPRHPVEIYAHHRKHAS
- a CDS encoding ABC transporter substrate-binding protein, with the protein product MTQSFLHRAFVAAAFCAVAFHGSLAAAQSAAAKNPLVAAIVPNYPPFEFKDPATDKLTGFDVDLGEAIAAKMGVKIQWEETSFDQMLSAVATKRVDIILSGMTDIPSRRDSVSFVDYITTGPQFYTLKAQAASFPQMESLCGKRVGTSRRTSFPNDIATWSAEHCVKAGKPAINVVGTDGSADARLQLRQGRIDAGVQGGETLPYQNSLEQNAYAPIGKPFLAQYTGIAVAKDNSALASAIATALNQLIADGTYQKILAKWGLQEHAVQKAAINAPV
- a CDS encoding GNAT family N-acetyltransferase: MLTIRAITRESASDSVDVLRIFMEAPSYTRLVEGRPPSGADVDDFFSGMPAGKEATDKFSIGFYVDTDMVGCADVIRSYPANDCAFIGLLLFSEAHQSRGYGKIALSLIEEMARGWNCSKTQLAAISTNPRALAFWQREGFEILRRTSNPRFTGDVIVMERAIA
- a CDS encoding MmgE/PrpD family protein, which encodes MTRNPPSLAGQIAAFVADTPAGALPAEVAHKTIRHVLDTFGAALAGARALETRCALDIVAGPGSGASPAWGTHHTLTARDAAFVNGVAAHALELDDAGGCDHSGAVVLPAALAALSCMERPVSGRELLMAIVLGYDVGRRVLEAAGGYSAHNGAGWHSTPTCGVFGAAAASARVLGLDATQTRHALGHAASFAGGLWGFIHDASQTKRLHAGRAAEGGLLAARFAQKNVSGPAHVFADVWGGFFNTFAPQAQAPELLLDGLGENWKIMRCSIKPHASCRSAHAAVDSMLMLTGGRTYDAADVRAVHVRLSGFVNRMCGARDLGTLAAAQMSLPYALAAALVFGDTGIDAYLAERRADARIAAMLARITLVVDPAMADLDEPEVTLAAGDAPPATRRVVVPLGSPANPVSDDALLTKFRTLAGMALTEPAVGALADAVLDIEACADTRSFDDLLRGEADGRALLY